The Anoplopoma fimbria isolate UVic2021 breed Golden Eagle Sablefish chromosome 5, Afim_UVic_2022, whole genome shotgun sequence genome contains a region encoding:
- the zdhhc4 gene encoding palmitoyltransferase ZDHHC4 isoform X1 yields MDFLTLFAVYVVVVLTCIILVCKYSGQEQTPFSILFNFVGKVVAPFTPKWLQKFSQWTLHKLFHQRNNMFIYLHILLEGAVYAEFTYEVFGFCREMDTTLTSLSVPYVLLVIKTFFFYLCIRRDPGTVTKKKIAGQLSIYPYDRRLFHPGVSCETCQLIKPARSKHCRVCNRCVQRFDHHCVWVNNCIGAQNTRYFLLYLFSVCAMAGDIAVLTGDMLFHAVLRSGLLRASYIDEFGQQQSAGPLFVVQHLFLTFPRIVFMLGFLLFVFFLLAGYALFHSYLSLVNQTSNEWYKSRGYMCQHCYPSATADHLCSPAPDHSKRYYYSRGLRRNLKEIFFPPQPIQKKDN; encoded by the exons ATGGACTTCCTCACTCTGTTCGCCGTCTACGTTGTAGTGGTGCTGACATGTATAATCCTAGTCTGCAAATACTCCGGCCAAGAGCAAACCCCGTTTAGTATCCTCTTCAACTTTGTAGGAAAG GTAGTTGCACCATTTACGCCAAAATGGCTCCAAAAGTTTTCACAATGGACCTTACACAAGCTGTTTCATCAAAG GAACAACATGTTCATCTATCTGCATATCCTGCTAGAGGGTGCTGTGTATGCAGAGTTCACCTATGAGGTGTTTGGCTTCTGCAGGGAGATGGACACCACTCTGACCAGTCTGTCTGTGCCTTATGTCCTGCTGGTCATCAAgaccttcttcttctacctctgCATCAGGAGAGATCCAG GCACAGTGACGAAGAAGAAAATTGCTGGCCAGCTGAGCATCTATCCTTATGACAGGAGGCTGTTTCACCCAGGAGTCTCTTGTGAAACCTGCCAGCTCATCAAACCGGCTCGCTCCAAACACTGCA GGGTCTGCAACAGGTGTGTCCAACGTTTTGACCACCACTGTGTCTGGGTGAACAACTGCATCGGTGCTCAGAACACACGTTACTTCCTGCTTTACCTCTTCAGCGTGTGCGCCATGGCGGGCGACATTGCCGTCCTAACAGGAGACATGCTGTTCCATGCTGTACTGCGGTCAGGGCTCCTGAGGGCCAGTTATATAGATGAGTTTGGCCAGCAGCAGTCAGCAGGGCCTCTGTTTGTTGTACAG CATCTGTTCTTGACCTTCCCCCGAATTGTCTTCATGCTGGGATTTCTGTTAttcgtcttcttcctcctggCGGGTTATGCCCTTTTCCATTCCTACCTGTCTCTTGTCAACCAGACCTCCAATGAGTGGTACAAAAGTCGAGGCTACATGTGTCAGCACTGCTACCCATCTGCAACAGCGGACCATCTCTGTAGCCCAGCGCCAGACCACTCTAAAAGATACTACTACAGCAGAGGGCTACGCCGAAACCTGAAAGAGATTTTCTTCCCTCCACAACCTATTCAGAAGAAAGACAACTGA
- the zdhhc4 gene encoding palmitoyltransferase ZDHHC4 isoform X2 — MDFLTLFAVYVVVVLTCIILVCKYSGQEQTPFSILFNFVGKVVAPFTPKWLQKFSQWTLHKLFHQREMDTTLTSLSVPYVLLVIKTFFFYLCIRRDPGTVTKKKIAGQLSIYPYDRRLFHPGVSCETCQLIKPARSKHCRVCNRCVQRFDHHCVWVNNCIGAQNTRYFLLYLFSVCAMAGDIAVLTGDMLFHAVLRSGLLRASYIDEFGQQQSAGPLFVVQHLFLTFPRIVFMLGFLLFVFFLLAGYALFHSYLSLVNQTSNEWYKSRGYMCQHCYPSATADHLCSPAPDHSKRYYYSRGLRRNLKEIFFPPQPIQKKDN, encoded by the exons ATGGACTTCCTCACTCTGTTCGCCGTCTACGTTGTAGTGGTGCTGACATGTATAATCCTAGTCTGCAAATACTCCGGCCAAGAGCAAACCCCGTTTAGTATCCTCTTCAACTTTGTAGGAAAG GTAGTTGCACCATTTACGCCAAAATGGCTCCAAAAGTTTTCACAATGGACCTTACACAAGCTGTTTCATCAAAG GGAGATGGACACCACTCTGACCAGTCTGTCTGTGCCTTATGTCCTGCTGGTCATCAAgaccttcttcttctacctctgCATCAGGAGAGATCCAG GCACAGTGACGAAGAAGAAAATTGCTGGCCAGCTGAGCATCTATCCTTATGACAGGAGGCTGTTTCACCCAGGAGTCTCTTGTGAAACCTGCCAGCTCATCAAACCGGCTCGCTCCAAACACTGCA GGGTCTGCAACAGGTGTGTCCAACGTTTTGACCACCACTGTGTCTGGGTGAACAACTGCATCGGTGCTCAGAACACACGTTACTTCCTGCTTTACCTCTTCAGCGTGTGCGCCATGGCGGGCGACATTGCCGTCCTAACAGGAGACATGCTGTTCCATGCTGTACTGCGGTCAGGGCTCCTGAGGGCCAGTTATATAGATGAGTTTGGCCAGCAGCAGTCAGCAGGGCCTCTGTTTGTTGTACAG CATCTGTTCTTGACCTTCCCCCGAATTGTCTTCATGCTGGGATTTCTGTTAttcgtcttcttcctcctggCGGGTTATGCCCTTTTCCATTCCTACCTGTCTCTTGTCAACCAGACCTCCAATGAGTGGTACAAAAGTCGAGGCTACATGTGTCAGCACTGCTACCCATCTGCAACAGCGGACCATCTCTGTAGCCCAGCGCCAGACCACTCTAAAAGATACTACTACAGCAGAGGGCTACGCCGAAACCTGAAAGAGATTTTCTTCCCTCCACAACCTATTCAGAAGAAAGACAACTGA
- the pgp gene encoding glycerol-3-phosphate phosphatase gives MSGSKCTRLSGALVKQVLDSVDSILFDCDGVIWRGDQAVPGAAQVINLLKERGKKVFFVTNNSTKTRKMYVDKMSTLGFNAKEEEVFGTAYCSAMYLKTVCGLEGKVYLIGSDAMSQELEAVGIQQTGVGPDHVTGKQNDWANVPLDPDVKAVVVGFDEHFSYMKVNRAMQYLTQPACLFVGTNRDTRLPLEGGKAVPGTGCLLQAVETAAQRQAQTVGKPNHFMFDCVASKFGVDPGRCLMVGDRLDTDIMLGSNCGLKTLLTLTGVSTVADADAHRESGCAERQGMVPDYYVESIADLLPALQG, from the exons ATGTCTGGGTCAAAGTGTACGCGGCTGAGCGGGGCTCTGGTGAAACAGGTCCTGGACTCGGTGGACAGCATCCTGTTCGACTGTGACGGGGTCATCTGGAGGGGGGACCAGGCCGTCCCCGGCGCCGCTCAGGTCATAAACCTGCTCAAGGAAAGGGGGAAAAAGGTCTTCTTCGTCACCAACAACAGCACCAAGACCAGGAAGATGTACGTCGATAAAATGTCCACGTTGGGGTTCAACgcgaaggaggaggaggtgtttgGGACTGCGTACTGCTCCGCGATGTACCTGAAGACCGTCTGCGGGCTGGAGGGGAAGGTGTACCTGATAGGAAGCGACGCGATGAGCCAGGAGCTGGAGGCGGTGGGGATCCAGCAGACCGGCGTGGGACCCGACCACGTCACCGGGAAGCAGAACGACTGGGCTAACGTGCCTCTGGATCCGGACGTGAAGGCGGTGGTGGTCGGTTTCGATGAACATTTCAGCTACATGAAGGTGAACAGGGCCATGCAGTACCTGACCCAGCCGGCCTGTCTGTTTGTGGGAACCAACAGGGACACCAGGCTGCCCCTGGAGGGAGGCAAGGCAGTCCCAG GTACGGGCTGCCTGCTGCAGGCCGTGGAGACAGCCGCCCAGCGCCAGGCCCAGACGGTGGGCAAACCCAACCACTTCATGTTCGACTGCGTGGCCTCCAAGTTCGGCGTGGACCCCGGCCGCTGCCTGATGGTGGGCGACCGCTTGGACACGGACATCATGCTGGGCTCCAACTGCGGCCTGAAGACCCTCCTCACCCTCACAGGGGTCAGCACTGTGGCGGACGCCGATGCCCACCGGGAGAGCGGCTGCGCTGAGAGGCAGGGGATGGTGCCGGATTATTACGTGGAGAGCATCGCGGACCTTCTTCCAGCTCTGCAGGGATGA
- the bricd5 gene encoding BRICHOS domain-containing protein 5, with translation MVRCWIHSENRLEEAQCTDGGSAASTQSHFPHKAFWLSLSASLLLVIVTLGLTGHLGLSQPHSESLQIVRITVPDQTGVLINQSVVVDQQNDLVTFSVTSPANQTSTVLFDIKHGLICYKPVDQESCFLRKMEKSDYDNVHSLLHESTHKQSQFQLSRNETQRQMEFLGVLAASQVDVSTLEEPLQALCQDSTIHWTRRVDGLGKQRLVYFCIDICFPSNICVSVCFYYLPE, from the exons ATGGTGAGGTGTTGGATACATTCGGAAAACCGTTTGGAGGAAGCACAGTGCACG GATGGGGGCTCTGCTGCGTCCACCCAGTCCCACTTCCCCCACAAGGCCTTCTGGCTCAGCCTCTCAGCCTCTCTGCTCCTGGTCATCGTTACCCTCGGTTTGACGGGGCACTTGGGGCTTTCTCAGCCTCACTCTGAG tctctaCAGATTGTCCGAATCACAGTCCCAGATCAGACTGGAGTTCTGATCAACCAGTCGGTCGTTGTGGACCAGCAGAATGACCTGGTGACCTTTTCTGTGACCTCACCTGCAAATCAAACATCCACGGTGCTCTTTGATATCAAACAT GGTTTGATATGTTACAAGCCCGTCGACCAGGAGAGCTGCTTCCTGCGTAAGATGGAGAAGTCTGACTATGACAACGTGCACTCCCTCCTCCACGAATCAACACACAAG CAG AGTCAGTTCCAGCTGTCCAGGAATGAGACCCAGAGGCAGATGGAGTTCCTGGGGGTGCTGGCGGCCAGTCAGGTGGATGTGTCCACGTTGGAGGAGCCTCTCCAGGCTCTGTGTCAGGACAGCACCATCCACTGGACCAGGAGGGTCGATG GCCTGGGTAAACAGAGGCTGGTCTACTTCTGCATCGACATCTGCTTCCCCAGCAACATCTGCGTGTCCGTGTGCTTCTACTACCTGCCAGAGTGA